TTTTCATCGACCTCGACCGGTTCAAGGACATCAACGACACCCTCGGCCACCGTGCCGGCGACCTGCTGCTGCAAGGCGTTGCCCAACGGCTGGGACAATTGTTCGGCAACCAGTGCCAGCTATTCCGCCAGGGGGGCGACGAGTTCATCGCCCTGCTCCCCGGCTGCCCCGACATTGCCGCTGCGCTGAGCTTTGGCGAAGCGCTGCGCGAGGCGATTGCCCGCCCCTTTGCCGGACACGATGCCGATTTCTTCACCGGAGCCAGCATCGGCCTCAGCCTCTGCCCGCTCGATGCGGCCGACGGCGAAACCCTGCTGCGCAACGCCGACACCGCGATGTACACGGCCAAGGCCGCCGGCGGCAACGCGCTACGGCAATACCAGCCAGAGATGAACCAGCGCCTGCGCCAGCGCATGGAACTCGAAAGCGCCTTGCGCCAGGCGATCCAGCACAACGAACTGGAATTGCATTTCCAGCCCAAGATCGAGCTTGCCGGCGACCGGCTCTGCGGCGCCGAAGCCCTGCTGCGCTGGCGCCACGCCGGCCGCCTGATCCCGCCCGACCAGTTCATCCCGGTCGCTGAAGACAGCGGGCTGATCCTCGAAATCGGCGACTGGGTCACCGCCCGCTGCCTGGAACACGCCCGCGACTGGCAACAGCGAGGCGCCAGCCCGCTGCCCCTGGCGATCAACCTTTCGCCGCGCCAGTTCTGGCGCCGCCGGCCAGCCCAGGAAATCCTCGCCCGCCTGGCCACCAGCGGCCTCCCGCCCTCGGTGCTGGAGGTCGAAGTCACCGAATCGCTGCTGCTCAATGCCGACAGCGGGGCCACCGAAGAACTGGAAGCCTTGCGCCGGGCCGGCATTCGCGTCGCCCTTGACGACTTTGGCACCGGCTACTCGTCGCTCTCCTATTTGCAGCGCCTGCCGATCGGGGTGCTGAAAATCGACAAATCCTTCATCCGCGCACTCGATACTGCCGATCAGGGAGAAAACCGGCGAGCCGGCGAACTGGTCCGGGCGATCATCGCGATGGCGCACAGCCTGTCGCTCAGCGTGGTTGCCGAAGGCGTCGAAACGCCAGTGCAGCTGGCCGAACTCAGGGACCTCGGCTGCGACATCGTGCAGGGCTATTTCTACAGCCGACCGCTACCCGCCGAAGAGTTCTTCCAGCGCTATCTGGCCCCGGGCAAAACCTGCTGATTGCCGGAAAAACCGGCTCCGCACACGGTCGACCGTGAAAAATCGCATTTTTCACCGCCCGGTGGCGGTCGTCCCGGCTAGGGATAGACGCTGCACATGCCCGGCGGCATCGCAACCGGATCGGTCAGCCAGCCGAGCAAGCTGAAAAACAGCGCCAGCAACAATAAAAAGGCGACCCGCCGGGTCGCCTTGGGATGCTGCTGCCGCCAGTGCCGGAAATGACTCCGGCAAGGCGCGCAGAACATGGCTTATGCGCCTTCGCGCAGAGCGCGCTTGCGCTCGTTTTCGGTCAGGTGACGCTTGCGCAGACGGATCGACTTCGGCGTCAGTTCAACCAGTTCGTCGTCGGCGATGAATTCGACGGCGGATTCCAGGCTCAACTGGACCGGCGGCACCAGGCGGACGGCTTCGTCAGTACCAGAAGCGCGAACGTTGGTCAGCTGCTTGCCCTTGATCGGGTTCACGACCAGATCGTTTTCACGGCTGTGGATACCGATGATCATGCCTTCGTACAGCTTTTCGCCCGGGCTGACGAACATCCGGCCGCGATCCTGCAGCTTCCACAGCGCGTAGGCCACGGCTTCGCCGTTATCCTGCGACACCAGCACGCCATTGCGACGCTCGGCAACGTTGCCTTCCTTGACCGGGGCGTACTCGTCGAAAACGTGACTCATCAGGCCGTTACCACGGGTCAGGTTCATGAACTCGCCCTGGAAACCGATCAGGCCACGCGCCGGGATGCGGTACTCGATACGGACGCGACCGCGACCGTCCGGCACCATGTCCTGCAGCTCGCCCTTACGCAGGCCGAGGCTTTCCATCACGCCGCCCTGGGTGTCTTCCTCGACGTCGACGGTCAGCATTTCGTACGGCTCGCACTCGACGCCGTTGATCACCTTCTTGACCACGCGCGGGCGGCCAACCGCCAGTTCGTAGCCTTCGCGGCGCATGTTTTCCAGCAGGATGCCGAGGTGCAGTTCGCCACGGCCGGCCACGTCGAAGACGTCGCCGTTCGGGGTGTCATGCACGCGCAGCGCCATGTTGGTCAGCAGTTCTTTGTGCAGGCGGTCGCGGATCTGGCGGCTGGTCACGAACTTGCCTTCGGTACCGGCCAGCGGGCTGGTGTTAACCATGAACTGCATCGACAGGGTCGGCTCGTCGATCTTGAGCAGCGGCAGCGCTTCCGGCTGGTCCGGGTCGGTCACGGTGCAGCCCAGCACCAGATCTTCGATACCGGTGATCTGGACGATGTCGCCGGCCAGACCTTCGGCCATCTCAACCTTGTTCAGGCCCTTGTAGCCGAACACCTGACCAATCTTGGCCTTGATCGGGTTGCGATCGTGCTCGGCAGCCTCTTCGTCGGTCCCGAACATGACCATCACGTTCTGGCCGGTCTTGACGCGGCCGCGAATGATCTTGCCGACGCCGATACGGCCGACGTAGGAAGAATAATCCAGCGCAGTGATCTGCAGCTGCAGCGGCGCATCGACATCGGCATCCGGTGCCGGCACGTGGCGCAGGATGGTGTCGAACAGCGGCTTCATGTTCTCGCGCGGCTGGTCGAGTTCCATCGCCGCCCAGCCGTTGAGGCCGGAAGCGTAGACGATCGGGAAATCCAGCTGTTCGTCGGTGGCACCCAGCTTGTCGAACAGGTCGAAAGTCAGGTTGACGGCGTTGTCCGGATCGGCGCCGTCACGGTCCACCTTGTTCACCAGCACGATCGGACGCAGGCCTTGCGCCAGCGCCTTCTTGGTCACAAAGCGGGTCTGCGGCATCGGGCCTTCGGCCGCATCCACCAGCAGCACCACGCCATCGACCATGCCCAGCACGCGCTCGACTTCACCGCCGAAGTCCGCGTGGCCCGGGGTATCGACGATGTTGATGTGAATACCTTCGTATTCGACGGCGGTGTTCTTGGAAAGAATGGTGATGCCG
This genomic window from Dechloromonas sp. ZY10 contains:
- the typA gene encoding translational GTPase TypA; the protein is MSVRPIRNIAIIAHVDHGKTTLVDQLLRQSGTFAAHQQVVDCVMDSNDLEKERGITILSKNTAVEYEGIHINIVDTPGHADFGGEVERVLGMVDGVVLLVDAAEGPMPQTRFVTKKALAQGLRPIVLVNKVDRDGADPDNAVNLTFDLFDKLGATDEQLDFPIVYASGLNGWAAMELDQPRENMKPLFDTILRHVPAPDADVDAPLQLQITALDYSSYVGRIGVGKIIRGRVKTGQNVMVMFGTDEEAAEHDRNPIKAKIGQVFGYKGLNKVEMAEGLAGDIVQITGIEDLVLGCTVTDPDQPEALPLLKIDEPTLSMQFMVNTSPLAGTEGKFVTSRQIRDRLHKELLTNMALRVHDTPNGDVFDVAGRGELHLGILLENMRREGYELAVGRPRVVKKVINGVECEPYEMLTVDVEEDTQGGVMESLGLRKGELQDMVPDGRGRVRIEYRIPARGLIGFQGEFMNLTRGNGLMSHVFDEYAPVKEGNVAERRNGVLVSQDNGEAVAYALWKLQDRGRMFVSPGEKLYEGMIIGIHSRENDLVVNPIKGKQLTNVRASGTDEAVRLVPPVQLSLESAVEFIADDELVELTPKSIRLRKRHLTENERKRALREGA
- a CDS encoding putative bifunctional diguanylate cyclase/phosphodiesterase; the encoded protein is MPTSASQPLPRPTTAAPRWLLLTAALAGLLLAWLGRSDQHWIAEALFLGSLGALCWLAFSEWRSLHRNAQAYALAMQAAHDGFWEWDPRSKKLQVGARLLEILGYREDFLPDTHAWLEIVHPDDRAHYNRAVADHLKGRSEHFYCEYRVRASDGSFRWIGSRGIAVRDPQGRAYQMVGSVSDITERRRYQDNLEFLAHHDSLTGLPNRLELARTLPPQIVAANAGNTLLALFFIDLDRFKDINDTLGHRAGDLLLQGVAQRLGQLFGNQCQLFRQGGDEFIALLPGCPDIAAALSFGEALREAIARPFAGHDADFFTGASIGLSLCPLDAADGETLLRNADTAMYTAKAAGGNALRQYQPEMNQRLRQRMELESALRQAIQHNELELHFQPKIELAGDRLCGAEALLRWRHAGRLIPPDQFIPVAEDSGLILEIGDWVTARCLEHARDWQQRGASPLPLAINLSPRQFWRRRPAQEILARLATSGLPPSVLEVEVTESLLLNADSGATEELEALRRAGIRVALDDFGTGYSSLSYLQRLPIGVLKIDKSFIRALDTADQGENRRAGELVRAIIAMAHSLSLSVVAEGVETPVQLAELRDLGCDIVQGYFYSRPLPAEEFFQRYLAPGKTC